One stretch of Euphorbia lathyris chromosome 7, ddEupLath1.1, whole genome shotgun sequence DNA includes these proteins:
- the LOC136235964 gene encoding bZIP transcription factor 60 yields the protein MEDTDFEEDDILGQIDFDSLEHLDFENLFDGSTDISPSVVPESSCLENLSNPSPDSVSSWIGEVENMLMMDDDAGEHSQHFADDFLADLLVDSPPGVSGDVVVDTCTDKETSSSDNGDGGVSLTGKEREKVVNDGADVEKDSEDADDPISKKQRRQLRNRDAAVRSRERKKMHVKDLEMKSKYFEGECRRLGRLLQCCISENQALRLAIQNGNAYGVTSTKQESAVLLLESLLLGSLLWFLGIMCLFNLPILPQSTPVAVLLRNLEKKERERGVGSKPETGSFMKGRRCKAWRRKMEAGPVFGGVLV from the exons ATGGAGGACACTGATTTTGAAGAAGATGACATACTAGGGCAAATCGATTTCGATTCTCTGGAGCACCTCGATTTCGAGAATCTATTTGATGGATCGACTGATATTTCACCCTCTGTTGTCCCGGAGTCATCTTGTCTGGAGAATTTATCGAATCCATCTCCTGATTCAGTGTCTTCGTGGATCGGGGAGGTCGAAAACATGTTGATGATGGACGATGACGCCGGGGAACATAGTCAACATTTTGCCGACGATTTTTTGGCTGATTTACTCGTTGATTCTCCCCCTGGAGTCTCTGGTGACGTTGTTGTTGATACTTGTACAGATAAGGAGACTAGTAGTTCTGATAACGGGGACGGTGGCGTCTCCTTGACGGGTAAGGAGAGGGAGAAGGTTGTGAATGATGGAGCTGATGTTGAAAAGGATAGTGAAGATGCCGATGATCCTATTTCTAAGAAACAGAGAAG GCAGTTGAGAAATAGGGATGCAGCTGTGAGATcaagagaaaggaaaaagatGCATGTGAAGGATCTGGAAATGAAGAGCAAGTATTTCGAAGGGGAATGCAGAAGACTGGGGCGGTTGCTTCAGTGTTGCATTTCTGAGAATCAAGCTCTACGTCTTGCAATACAGAATGGCAATGCATATGGTGTTACCTCGACCAAGCAGGAGTCTGCCGTGCTCTTGTTGG AATCCCTGCTGTTGGGTTCCCTGCTTTGGTTCCTGGGCATCATGTGCCTATTCAACCTGCCCATACTGCCTCAATCAACTCCGGTGGCAGTTCTActcagaaatctggaaaagaAAGAACGAGAAAGAGGAGTAGGAAGTAAGCCAGAGACGGGGTCATTTATGAAGGGAAGGAGATGCAAAGCTTGGAGGAGAAAAATGGAAGCAGGACCAGTTTTTGGCGGAGTATTAGTGTAA
- the LOC136235426 gene encoding pyrophosphate--fructose 6-phosphate 1-phosphotransferase subunit alpha, with translation MYSDFGVPRELSALQKLRSLYQPELPPCLEGTTVRVEFGDTTTAADAADAHTISRSFPHTYGQPLAHFLRANAKVSDAHIITEHPVKRVGIVFCGRQSPGGHNVIWGLHKALKAHNPKNTLLGFLGGSEGLFAQKTLEITDDVLATYKNQGGYDLLGRTKDQIRTKEQVISALTTCNDLKLDGLVIIGGVTSNTDAAQLAETFAEAKCPTKVVGVPVTLNGDLKNQFVETNVGFDTICKVNSQLISNVCTDALSAEKYYYFIRLMGRKASHVALECTLQSHPNMVILGEEVAASKLTLFDLTTQICDAVQARAAQDKYHGVILLPEGLIESIPEVYALLKEIHSLMRLGINPNNISSQLSPWASALFEFMPLFIKKQLLLYPESDDSAQLSQIETEKLLAHLVEVEMNRRQKEGTYKGKKFNAICHFFGYQARGSVPSKFDCDYAYVLGHVCYHILAAGLNGYMATITNLKNHVNKWRCGAAPIAAMMTVRRWAQSPGATSIGKPAIHPATVDLKGKAYELLRLNAHKFLIDDLYRNPGPLQFDGAGADAKPLTLCVEDQDYMGRIKKLQEYLDKVKTIVKPGCSQDVLKAALSIMGSVTEVLSTMTSNSLNGQPTL, from the exons ATGTATTCCGATTTCGGCGTTCCCAGAGAACTCTCTGCTCTTCAGAAGCTCCGATCTCTTTATCAACCGGAGCTCCCTCCCTGTCTTGAG GGTACTACTGTGAGGGTAGAGTTTGGTGATACAACTACAGCTGCTGATGCAGCTGATGCTCACACCATTAGTAGATCCTTTCCCCACACTTATGGTCAGCCTTTGGCTCACTTTCTCCGAGCAAATGCTAAAGTTTCTGATGCTCACATCATAACTGAGCATCCAGTTAAGAG GGTAGGAATAGTCTTTTGCGGGAGACAGTCTCCGGGAGGCCACAATGTCATATGGGGTCTTCACAAGGCTCTTAAAGCCCACAACCCTAAGAACACTTTACTTGGATTTCTAG GTGGCTCTGAAGGTTTATTTGCCCAGAAAACTCTGGAAATTACTGATGATGTTCTTGCAACCTACAAAAATCAAG GTGGTTATGATTTGCTGGGACGGACCAAAGATCAAATAAGAACAAAAGAGCAAGTTATTTCTGCGCTAAccacatgcaatgatttgaaaCTGGATGGGCTTGTTATTATTGGAG GGGTTACCTCAAACACAGATGCTGCTCAGCTCGCTGAAACATTTGCTGAGGCGAAGTGCCCAACAAAG GTGGTCGGTGTTCCTGTCACTTTGAATGGAGATCTCAAGAATCAGTTTGTAGAAACAAATGTTGGTTTTGATACAATATGCAAG GTTAATTCTCAGCTCATAAGCAATGTTTGCACTGATGCTCTCTCAGCAGAGAAG tattattattttatccgACTCATGGGCCGAAAGGCGTCGCATGTTGCTTTAGAGTGCACACTCCAGTCTCATCCAAACATG GTAATTCTTGGTGAGGAGGTAGCTGCATCAAAGCTTACTCTCTTTGACTTGACAACACAAATTTGTGATGCAGTCCAGGCCAGAGCAGCACAAG ACAAATACCATGGGGTCATTCTCCTGCCAGAGGGGCTGATTGAAAGCATTCCTGAAGTGTATGCTCTTTTGAAG gaAATACATAGTTTGATGAGGCTAGGTATTAACCCCAACAACATTTCATCTCAACTCTCACCGTGGGCATCTGCTCTGTTTGAATTTATGCCACTCTTTATCAAGAAGCAG CTGCTCCTTTACCCTGAATCAGATGACTCGGCGCAGTTATCCCAG ATTGAGACAGAGAAACTTCTTGCTCATCTTGTGGAGGTAGAAATGAATAGGCGACAG AAAGAAGGTACATACAAGGGGAAGAAATTCAATGCTATCTGCCACTTCTTTGGTTACCAGGCCCGAGGTTCTGTGCCATCGAAGTTTGATTGTGATTATGCCTAT GTTCTTGGACACGTATGCTACCATATTTTAGCAGCTGGTTTGAATGGCTACATGGCAACTATAACTAACCTCAAGAATCATGTGAACAAGTGGCGTTGTGGTGCTGCTCCAATTGCG GCAATGATGACAGTGAGGCGTTGGGCTCAAAGTCCAGGTGCCACTTCAATAGGGAAACCTGCCATTCATCCTGCCACTGTGGATTTGAAAGGCAAAGCCTACGA GCTGCTTAGACTAAATGCGCACAAGTTTTTGATAGATGATCTGTATAGAAATCCAGGACCCCTTCAATTTGACGGTGCTGGTGCTGATGCCAAGCCTTTAACTCTTTGTGTTGAAGATCAGGATTACATGGGCAGGATCAAGAAATTGCAGGAATACCTTGACAAG GTAAAAACAATTGTGAAACCAGGGTGTTCTCAGGATGTTCTTAAAGCTGCTTTGAGCATAATGGGTTCCGTGACAGAGGTGCTTTCGACAATGACATCTAATTCGCTCAACGGTCAACCAACCCTGTAG
- the LOC136200715 gene encoding protein FAR1-RELATED SEQUENCE 5-like isoform X3: protein MDIESLNVIEFDDLVGSDREDDIVLDLEQSDDFDLGYNNISNDLVEAPNADPNLDPSEGMEFDSEQAARIFYNSYARRIGFSTRVSVYQRSRRDGSIICRQIVCSREGFRREGSENRSKRQRSVTRVGCKAQITVKKQSCGKWIVSKLVKEHNHDLVPPDKVHCLRSHRHVSGPARSLIDTLQAAGMGPSGIMSVLIKESGGINNVGFTKVDCQNYMSSSRQRTLGCGGQVVFDYLKQMQAEDSGFFFAVQGDFENSAGNIFWSDANSRLNYSYFGDTVTFDTTYRTQRYRVPFAPFTGWNHHGQPVLFGCALVLNESESSFVWLFETWLSAMSGRHPISITTDQDRIIRGAVSQVFPETRHRFCKWDVFREAQEKWSDVHLSHPTFEVEFQRCIDMTDTIDEFESCWELLIKKYELEDNEWLQLMYDARQQWVPVYLRDTFFGEKSIMQGSDNINSYFDGFINASTTILSLVKHYEKAIASRYEKEVKADYDTMNIPPVLKTPSPMEKQASNLYTRKIFTKFQEELVETLAYPATVIDDVGSAITYRVAKFGEDHKAHFVKFHVFEKRASCSCQMFEFSGILCRHVLAVFRVTNVLTLPSHYILKRWTINAKSPVILDEHAFALDSINSQESFAIRCENLSREALRYVEEGTESIQMYSVAMDALHEARRKVDAAKKHDPLSKQNTLVTGTQQLQPCLLVSSCT from the exons ATGGATATCGAGTCTCTGAATGTGATAGAGTTCGATGATTTGGTCGGTTCTGATCGGGAAGATGATATTGTCCTTGACCTAGAGCAATCAGATGATTTTGATCTTGGATACAATAACATTAGTAACGATTTAGTTGAAGCTCCAAATGCTGACCCTAATCTCGACCCCTCTGAAGGTATGGAGTTTGATTCTGAACAGGCTGCTCGTATTTTCTACAATTCTTATGCTCGTCGTATTGGTTTTAGTACTAGGGTTAGTGTGTATCAAAGGTCTCGCAGAGATGGCTCTATTATTTGTCGCCAAATTGTATGTTCTCGTGAGGGATTTCGTAGGGAGGGCAGTGAGAATAGGTCTAAAAGACAACGTAGTGTTACTAGAGTTGGGTGTAAAGCTCAAATAACAGTTAAGAAACAGAGTTGTGGAAAATGGATTGTGTCTAAGCTAGTTAAAGAGCACAATCATGATCTTGTTCCACCTGATAAGGTGCATTGCCTTCGTTCGCACCGTCACGTGTCGGGTCCTGCACGAAGTCTCATTGATACGCTTCAGGCTGCTGGTATGGGGCCAAGTGGAATCATGTCTGTGTTGATTAAGGAATCTGGTGGAATCAATAATGTTGGTTTTACTAAAGTTGATTGCCAGAATTATATGAGTAGTAGTAGGCAGAGGACGCTCGGGTGTGGCGGTCAGGTTGTTTTTGACTATTTGAAACAAATGCAGGCTGAGGATTCTGGTTTCTTCTTTGCTGTTCAAGGTGATTTTGAGAATTCAGCAGGGAACATTTTTTGGTCGGATGCAAATTCAAGACTCAATTATTCTTATTTTGGAGATACTGTCACTTTCGATACTACGTATAGAACGCAACGTTACCGAGTCCCTTTTGCACCTTTTACTGGGTGGAACCATCATGGACAACCTGTGCTTTTTGGATGTGCATTAGTGCTCAATGAGTCAGAATCCTCATTTGTTTGGCTGTTTGAGACTTGGCTGTCTGCAATGTCTGGCCGCCATCCAATCTCAATCACAACAGACCAGGACAGAATCATACGTGGTGCTGTTTCACAAGTGTTTCCTGAGACCCGACACCGATTTTGTAAATGGGACGTTTTTAGGGAGGCACAGGAGAAATGGTCTGATGTGCATCTTTCACACCCTACATTTGAAGTCGAGTTCCAAAGGTGCATCGACATGACAGACACAATTGATGAGTTCGAGTCATGTTGGGAATTACTTATTAAAAAGTATGAACTTGAGGATAATGAATGGCTTCAGTTGATGTACGATGCTCGCCAGCAATGGGTGCCTGTTTATCTGCGAGATACATTCTTCGGTGAGAAGTCCATAATGCAAGGAAGTGATAATATAAATTCTTACTTTGATGGGTTTATAAATGCATCGACTACTATTCTATCACTAGTTAAGCATTACGAAAAAGCAATTGCTTCTCGCTATGAGAAGGAAGTAAAAGCAGATTATGATACAATGAACATTCCTCCAGTTTTAAAAACCCCATCTCCAATGGAAAAACAAGCATCAAATCTCTACACAAGGAAGATATTTACGAAATTTCAAGAAGAATTAGTCGAGACACTCGCCTATCCTGCAACTGTGATCGACGATGTGGGATCAGCAATTACTTATAGGGTGGCAAAGTTTGGGGAAGACCATAAAGCACACTTCGTGAAGTTCCATGTTTTCGAAAAGAGAGCTAGTTGTAGTTGCCAAATGTTTGAGTTTTCAGGTATCCTTTGTAGGCATGTTTTAGCTGTCTTTCGGGTAACCAATGTTCTTACGCTTCCATCTCACTACATCTTGAAACGGTGGACGATAAATGCCAAAAGTCCCGTTATATTGGATGAACATGCTTTTGCATTGGACAGCATCAATTCTCAAGAGTCATTTGCTATTCGCTGTGAAAATCTAAGCCGGGAAGCCCTCAGATATGTAGAAGAAGGTACAGAATCAATACAAATGTATAGTGTAGCCATGGATGCTCTTCATGAGGCCAGAAGAAAGGTTGATGCTGCAAAGAAGCATGATCCGTTGTCCAAACAAAATACTCTGGTTACTGGTACTCAGCAGCTGCAGCCTTGTCTTTTGGTCAGTTCTTGCACCT GA
- the LOC136200715 gene encoding protein FAR1-RELATED SEQUENCE 5-like isoform X1, whose protein sequence is MDIESLNVIEFDDLVGSDREDDIVLDLEQSDDFDLGYNNISNDLVEAPNADPNLDPSEGMEFDSEQAARIFYNSYARRIGFSTRVSVYQRSRRDGSIICRQIVCSREGFRREGSENRSKRQRSVTRVGCKAQITVKKQSCGKWIVSKLVKEHNHDLVPPDKVHCLRSHRHVSGPARSLIDTLQAAGMGPSGIMSVLIKESGGINNVGFTKVDCQNYMSSSRQRTLGCGGQVVFDYLKQMQAEDSGFFFAVQGDFENSAGNIFWSDANSRLNYSYFGDTVTFDTTYRTQRYRVPFAPFTGWNHHGQPVLFGCALVLNESESSFVWLFETWLSAMSGRHPISITTDQDRIIRGAVSQVFPETRHRFCKWDVFREAQEKWSDVHLSHPTFEVEFQRCIDMTDTIDEFESCWELLIKKYELEDNEWLQLMYDARQQWVPVYLRDTFFGEKSIMQGSDNINSYFDGFINASTTILSLVKHYEKAIASRYEKEVKADYDTMNIPPVLKTPSPMEKQASNLYTRKIFTKFQEELVETLAYPATVIDDVGSAITYRVAKFGEDHKAHFVKFHVFEKRASCSCQMFEFSGILCRHVLAVFRVTNVLTLPSHYILKRWTINAKSPVILDEHAFALDSINSQESFAIRCENLSREALRYVEEGTESIQMYSVAMDALHEARRKVDAAKKHDPLSKQNTLVTGTQQLQPCLLDQDKKIQELIAELELANQRCEAYQAKLLFVLKDMEEQKIKISIKIQNARLNLKD, encoded by the exons ATGGATATCGAGTCTCTGAATGTGATAGAGTTCGATGATTTGGTCGGTTCTGATCGGGAAGATGATATTGTCCTTGACCTAGAGCAATCAGATGATTTTGATCTTGGATACAATAACATTAGTAACGATTTAGTTGAAGCTCCAAATGCTGACCCTAATCTCGACCCCTCTGAAGGTATGGAGTTTGATTCTGAACAGGCTGCTCGTATTTTCTACAATTCTTATGCTCGTCGTATTGGTTTTAGTACTAGGGTTAGTGTGTATCAAAGGTCTCGCAGAGATGGCTCTATTATTTGTCGCCAAATTGTATGTTCTCGTGAGGGATTTCGTAGGGAGGGCAGTGAGAATAGGTCTAAAAGACAACGTAGTGTTACTAGAGTTGGGTGTAAAGCTCAAATAACAGTTAAGAAACAGAGTTGTGGAAAATGGATTGTGTCTAAGCTAGTTAAAGAGCACAATCATGATCTTGTTCCACCTGATAAGGTGCATTGCCTTCGTTCGCACCGTCACGTGTCGGGTCCTGCACGAAGTCTCATTGATACGCTTCAGGCTGCTGGTATGGGGCCAAGTGGAATCATGTCTGTGTTGATTAAGGAATCTGGTGGAATCAATAATGTTGGTTTTACTAAAGTTGATTGCCAGAATTATATGAGTAGTAGTAGGCAGAGGACGCTCGGGTGTGGCGGTCAGGTTGTTTTTGACTATTTGAAACAAATGCAGGCTGAGGATTCTGGTTTCTTCTTTGCTGTTCAAGGTGATTTTGAGAATTCAGCAGGGAACATTTTTTGGTCGGATGCAAATTCAAGACTCAATTATTCTTATTTTGGAGATACTGTCACTTTCGATACTACGTATAGAACGCAACGTTACCGAGTCCCTTTTGCACCTTTTACTGGGTGGAACCATCATGGACAACCTGTGCTTTTTGGATGTGCATTAGTGCTCAATGAGTCAGAATCCTCATTTGTTTGGCTGTTTGAGACTTGGCTGTCTGCAATGTCTGGCCGCCATCCAATCTCAATCACAACAGACCAGGACAGAATCATACGTGGTGCTGTTTCACAAGTGTTTCCTGAGACCCGACACCGATTTTGTAAATGGGACGTTTTTAGGGAGGCACAGGAGAAATGGTCTGATGTGCATCTTTCACACCCTACATTTGAAGTCGAGTTCCAAAGGTGCATCGACATGACAGACACAATTGATGAGTTCGAGTCATGTTGGGAATTACTTATTAAAAAGTATGAACTTGAGGATAATGAATGGCTTCAGTTGATGTACGATGCTCGCCAGCAATGGGTGCCTGTTTATCTGCGAGATACATTCTTCGGTGAGAAGTCCATAATGCAAGGAAGTGATAATATAAATTCTTACTTTGATGGGTTTATAAATGCATCGACTACTATTCTATCACTAGTTAAGCATTACGAAAAAGCAATTGCTTCTCGCTATGAGAAGGAAGTAAAAGCAGATTATGATACAATGAACATTCCTCCAGTTTTAAAAACCCCATCTCCAATGGAAAAACAAGCATCAAATCTCTACACAAGGAAGATATTTACGAAATTTCAAGAAGAATTAGTCGAGACACTCGCCTATCCTGCAACTGTGATCGACGATGTGGGATCAGCAATTACTTATAGGGTGGCAAAGTTTGGGGAAGACCATAAAGCACACTTCGTGAAGTTCCATGTTTTCGAAAAGAGAGCTAGTTGTAGTTGCCAAATGTTTGAGTTTTCAGGTATCCTTTGTAGGCATGTTTTAGCTGTCTTTCGGGTAACCAATGTTCTTACGCTTCCATCTCACTACATCTTGAAACGGTGGACGATAAATGCCAAAAGTCCCGTTATATTGGATGAACATGCTTTTGCATTGGACAGCATCAATTCTCAAGAGTCATTTGCTATTCGCTGTGAAAATCTAAGCCGGGAAGCCCTCAGATATGTAGAAGAAGGTACAGAATCAATACAAATGTATAGTGTAGCCATGGATGCTCTTCATGAGGCCAGAAGAAAGGTTGATGCTGCAAAGAAGCATGATCCGTTGTCCAAACAAAATACTCTGGTTACTGGTACTCAGCAGCTGCAGCCTTGTCTTTTG GATCAGGACAAGAAAATTCAGGAATTGATCGCTGAATTGGAGCTTGCAAATCAACGATGTGAAGCATATCAAGCAAAACTATTATTTGTTTTGAAAGATATGGAGGAACAAAAGATTAAGATATCCATCAAGATTCAGAATGCAAGGCTCAATCTAAAGGATTGA
- the LOC136200715 gene encoding protein FAR1-RELATED SEQUENCE 5-like isoform X2 yields MDIESLNVIEFDDLVGSDREDDIVLDLEQSDDFDLGYNNISNDLVEAPNADPNLDPSEGMEFDSEQAARIFYNSYARRIGFSTRVSVYQRSRRDGSIICRQIVCSREGFRREGSENRSKRQRSVTRVGCKAQITVKKQSCGKWIVSKLVKEHNHDLVPPDKVHCLRSHRHVSGPARSLIDTLQAAGMGPSGIMSVLIKESGGINNVGFTKVDCQNYMSSSRQRTLGCGGQVVFDYLKQMQAEDSGFFFAVQGDFENSAGNIFWSDANSRLNYSYFGDTVTFDTTYRTQRYRVPFAPFTGWNHHGQPVLFGCALVLNESESSFVWLFETWLSAMSGRHPISITTDQDRIIRGAVSQVFPETRHRFCKWDVFREAQEKWSDVHLSHPTFEVEFQRCIDMTDTIDEFESCWELLIKKYELEDNEWLQLMYDARQQWVPVYLRDTFFGEKSIMQGSDNINSYFDGFINASTTILSLVKHYEKAIASRYEKEVKADYDTMNIPPVLKTPSPMEKQASNLYTRKIFTKFQEELVETLAYPATVIDDVGSAITYRVAKFGEDHKAHFVKFHVFEKRASCSCQMFEFSGILCRHVLAVFRVTNVLTLPSHYILKRWTINAKSPVILDEHAFALDSINSQESFAIRCENLSREALRYVEEGTESIQMYSVAMDALHEARRKVDAAKKHDPLSKQNTLVTGTQQLQPCLLDKKIQELIAELELANQRCEAYQAKLLFVLKDMEEQKIKISIKIQNARLNLKD; encoded by the exons ATGGATATCGAGTCTCTGAATGTGATAGAGTTCGATGATTTGGTCGGTTCTGATCGGGAAGATGATATTGTCCTTGACCTAGAGCAATCAGATGATTTTGATCTTGGATACAATAACATTAGTAACGATTTAGTTGAAGCTCCAAATGCTGACCCTAATCTCGACCCCTCTGAAGGTATGGAGTTTGATTCTGAACAGGCTGCTCGTATTTTCTACAATTCTTATGCTCGTCGTATTGGTTTTAGTACTAGGGTTAGTGTGTATCAAAGGTCTCGCAGAGATGGCTCTATTATTTGTCGCCAAATTGTATGTTCTCGTGAGGGATTTCGTAGGGAGGGCAGTGAGAATAGGTCTAAAAGACAACGTAGTGTTACTAGAGTTGGGTGTAAAGCTCAAATAACAGTTAAGAAACAGAGTTGTGGAAAATGGATTGTGTCTAAGCTAGTTAAAGAGCACAATCATGATCTTGTTCCACCTGATAAGGTGCATTGCCTTCGTTCGCACCGTCACGTGTCGGGTCCTGCACGAAGTCTCATTGATACGCTTCAGGCTGCTGGTATGGGGCCAAGTGGAATCATGTCTGTGTTGATTAAGGAATCTGGTGGAATCAATAATGTTGGTTTTACTAAAGTTGATTGCCAGAATTATATGAGTAGTAGTAGGCAGAGGACGCTCGGGTGTGGCGGTCAGGTTGTTTTTGACTATTTGAAACAAATGCAGGCTGAGGATTCTGGTTTCTTCTTTGCTGTTCAAGGTGATTTTGAGAATTCAGCAGGGAACATTTTTTGGTCGGATGCAAATTCAAGACTCAATTATTCTTATTTTGGAGATACTGTCACTTTCGATACTACGTATAGAACGCAACGTTACCGAGTCCCTTTTGCACCTTTTACTGGGTGGAACCATCATGGACAACCTGTGCTTTTTGGATGTGCATTAGTGCTCAATGAGTCAGAATCCTCATTTGTTTGGCTGTTTGAGACTTGGCTGTCTGCAATGTCTGGCCGCCATCCAATCTCAATCACAACAGACCAGGACAGAATCATACGTGGTGCTGTTTCACAAGTGTTTCCTGAGACCCGACACCGATTTTGTAAATGGGACGTTTTTAGGGAGGCACAGGAGAAATGGTCTGATGTGCATCTTTCACACCCTACATTTGAAGTCGAGTTCCAAAGGTGCATCGACATGACAGACACAATTGATGAGTTCGAGTCATGTTGGGAATTACTTATTAAAAAGTATGAACTTGAGGATAATGAATGGCTTCAGTTGATGTACGATGCTCGCCAGCAATGGGTGCCTGTTTATCTGCGAGATACATTCTTCGGTGAGAAGTCCATAATGCAAGGAAGTGATAATATAAATTCTTACTTTGATGGGTTTATAAATGCATCGACTACTATTCTATCACTAGTTAAGCATTACGAAAAAGCAATTGCTTCTCGCTATGAGAAGGAAGTAAAAGCAGATTATGATACAATGAACATTCCTCCAGTTTTAAAAACCCCATCTCCAATGGAAAAACAAGCATCAAATCTCTACACAAGGAAGATATTTACGAAATTTCAAGAAGAATTAGTCGAGACACTCGCCTATCCTGCAACTGTGATCGACGATGTGGGATCAGCAATTACTTATAGGGTGGCAAAGTTTGGGGAAGACCATAAAGCACACTTCGTGAAGTTCCATGTTTTCGAAAAGAGAGCTAGTTGTAGTTGCCAAATGTTTGAGTTTTCAGGTATCCTTTGTAGGCATGTTTTAGCTGTCTTTCGGGTAACCAATGTTCTTACGCTTCCATCTCACTACATCTTGAAACGGTGGACGATAAATGCCAAAAGTCCCGTTATATTGGATGAACATGCTTTTGCATTGGACAGCATCAATTCTCAAGAGTCATTTGCTATTCGCTGTGAAAATCTAAGCCGGGAAGCCCTCAGATATGTAGAAGAAGGTACAGAATCAATACAAATGTATAGTGTAGCCATGGATGCTCTTCATGAGGCCAGAAGAAAGGTTGATGCTGCAAAGAAGCATGATCCGTTGTCCAAACAAAATACTCTGGTTACTGGTACTCAGCAGCTGCAGCCTTGTCTTTTG GACAAGAAAATTCAGGAATTGATCGCTGAATTGGAGCTTGCAAATCAACGATGTGAAGCATATCAAGCAAAACTATTATTTGTTTTGAAAGATATGGAGGAACAAAAGATTAAGATATCCATCAAGATTCAGAATGCAAGGCTCAATCTAAAGGATTGA